In Methanocella sp., the following proteins share a genomic window:
- a CDS encoding fructose-bisphosphate aldolase: MLEPSQKYMSRLFRNGRAMFLAYDQGLEHGPKDFNDKNYNPEYIIDIALRNKFTGLIFHKGLAEKYHENYSGKVPLIVKVNGKDNIAKAQAEVEPFSPVVCSVDYAVKLGADAVGYTLYVGSPLESKAMEDLRQVQECARDYGLPVVGWMYPRGKYVENDTDPNIVAYGARVGLELGCDLLKVKYTGSKETFKKVVDMAGRAKVLCAGGLKSDLNVFLKQTRDILDVGATGVAVGRNVWQSDSPDKVSKALEKIIFDNKSVEDALK, encoded by the coding sequence ATGCTCGAACCATCCCAGAAGTATATGTCCCGATTATTCAGGAACGGCCGGGCCATGTTTTTGGCCTACGACCAGGGCCTGGAGCACGGGCCTAAGGATTTTAACGATAAGAACTATAACCCCGAGTACATCATCGACATCGCCCTCCGCAACAAGTTCACGGGCCTCATCTTTCACAAGGGCCTGGCCGAAAAATACCACGAGAACTACTCCGGTAAAGTGCCCCTTATCGTCAAGGTGAACGGCAAGGACAACATCGCGAAGGCGCAGGCCGAGGTGGAGCCGTTCTCGCCCGTGGTCTGCTCCGTCGACTACGCCGTGAAGCTGGGCGCCGACGCCGTCGGCTACACGCTCTACGTGGGCTCGCCGCTGGAGTCAAAGGCCATGGAGGACCTCCGCCAGGTCCAGGAGTGTGCCCGGGACTATGGCCTGCCCGTCGTCGGCTGGATGTATCCGAGGGGCAAGTACGTGGAGAACGACACCGACCCGAACATCGTCGCCTACGGCGCACGCGTGGGCCTGGAGCTGGGATGCGACCTGCTAAAGGTCAAGTACACCGGCTCGAAGGAAACGTTCAAGAAGGTCGTCGACATGGCCGGCCGCGCTAAAGTTCTCTGCGCCGGCGGCCTCAAGTCGGACCTGAACGTGTTCTTAAAACAGACGAGGGATATCCTGGACGTGGGCGCTACCGGCGTCGCCGTCGGCCGCAACGTCTGGCAGAGCGATAGCCCGGATAAGGTTTCGAAGGCTCTCGAGAAGATAATCTTCGATAATAAGTCGGTCGAGGATGCGCTGAAATAA
- a CDS encoding MarR family transcriptional regulator, translating into MVEAEEAKAGFASSRLDMARFSLIMVFLVGQRWRYVIEKELEPDGITAKQWLMAIVVANGFKTPPSIQEVADALSNTHQNVKQIADGMEKRGFMRLWRDEKNKRIIRMQVTDKCIALFKDREEKDVQSIFSMFENLTDEEMGALFGIIAKIEHRASQLYENAKAARSGRVKED; encoded by the coding sequence TTGGTTGAAGCGGAGGAAGCGAAGGCAGGGTTCGCCTCGAGCCGGCTGGACATGGCGAGGTTCTCGCTCATCATGGTATTCCTGGTAGGGCAGCGGTGGAGGTACGTCATCGAGAAGGAGCTGGAGCCGGATGGCATCACGGCGAAGCAGTGGCTCATGGCGATCGTCGTCGCGAACGGGTTCAAGACGCCCCCGTCGATCCAGGAGGTGGCGGACGCCCTGAGCAACACGCACCAGAACGTCAAGCAGATCGCCGACGGCATGGAAAAGCGGGGCTTCATGAGGCTCTGGCGGGATGAAAAGAACAAGCGTATCATCCGCATGCAGGTGACAGACAAATGCATCGCCCTGTTTAAGGACCGGGAGGAGAAGGACGTGCAGAGTATCTTCAGCATGTTCGAGAACCTGACCGACGAGGAAATGGGCGCGCTGTTCGGTATCATCGCTAAGATAGAGCACCGGGCGAGCCAGCTATATGAGAACGCAAAAGCGGCCAGATCTGGCAGAGTGAAGGAGGATTAA
- the tpiA gene encoding triose-phosphate isomerase, which produces MQKPIIILNYKTYLESSGDKGRQLTWAARDVMQETGIRIIACPQTPELFHHKGYGIEIFSQHVDPIEPGSHTGHILPQSLQFCGVNGSLINHSEDRRPLEEIKKCVDILRKHGMTSVVCAESIEKVKEVSQFKPDYVAIEPPELIGSGIPVSKADPGIVRNSVAAVTDPNVKVLCGAGISKGEDVKAALELGTVGVLLASGVVKAKDPKAALRDLVTY; this is translated from the coding sequence ATGCAGAAGCCCATCATCATTCTCAACTATAAGACGTATCTCGAAAGCTCCGGAGACAAGGGCCGCCAGCTCACCTGGGCCGCCCGCGACGTCATGCAGGAGACCGGTATCCGCATCATCGCCTGCCCCCAGACCCCCGAGCTGTTCCACCACAAAGGCTACGGCATCGAGATCTTTTCGCAGCACGTCGACCCCATCGAGCCCGGCAGCCATACGGGCCACATCCTGCCCCAGTCCCTCCAGTTCTGCGGGGTCAACGGCTCGCTCATCAACCATTCCGAGGACCGGCGGCCGCTGGAGGAAATTAAAAAGTGCGTCGATATCCTGCGCAAGCACGGCATGACCTCGGTGGTGTGCGCCGAAAGCATCGAGAAGGTCAAGGAAGTCTCGCAGTTCAAGCCCGACTATGTGGCCATCGAGCCGCCCGAGCTCATCGGCAGCGGCATCCCGGTATCCAAGGCCGACCCGGGCATCGTTCGGAACTCCGTCGCGGCCGTAACTGATCCGAACGTGAAAGTGCTCTGCGGCGCCGGCATCTCGAAGGGCGAGGACGTGAAGGCTGCCCTGGAGCTGGGCACTGTCGGCGTGCTTCTGGCGTCGGGCGTGGTCAAGGCGAAGGACCCGAAGGCCGCGCTTCGGGACCTGGTCACATATTAA
- a CDS encoding metal-dependent hydrolase, whose protein sequence is MDRPGHFGGAMLLFFGIMYFLPKGDTLQTLALSVTAGGIAAAMSMKPDMDKKFFWGIFHRCWITHSLTTVVAVTAGTFVLFSYGLHEGALAYYATLAAFCAIFSHVMLDSLTKMGVPLFGPFDNTMRGLRWLKGSNPLWNYSLLVAGGLMMLAYYGVF, encoded by the coding sequence ATGGATAGGCCGGGCCATTTCGGCGGAGCTATGTTGTTATTTTTCGGCATCATGTACTTCCTGCCGAAGGGCGACACGCTCCAGACGCTGGCGCTCTCGGTGACGGCGGGAGGCATAGCGGCGGCCATGTCCATGAAGCCCGACATGGATAAAAAGTTCTTCTGGGGCATCTTCCACAGGTGCTGGATCACGCACAGCCTGACCACCGTTGTGGCCGTAACGGCGGGCACCTTCGTGCTCTTCAGCTACGGCCTGCACGAGGGGGCGCTGGCGTACTACGCGACACTGGCCGCTTTCTGCGCCATATTCTCCCACGTGATGCTCGACTCACTCACGAAGATGGGCGTGCCCCTTTTCGGGCCGTTCGATAATACGATGCGGGGGCTGCGCTGGCTAAAAGGCTCTAACCCCCTCTGGAATTACTCGCTGCTCGTGGCTGGCGGGCTCATGATGCTCGCCTACTATGGGGTCTTTTAA
- a CDS encoding pyridoxamine 5'-phosphate oxidase family protein translates to MVTDKELERLIIDFMRTQGMCVLATCSNNVPRASAVEFFPDGTTLYILTEGGEKVANITSNPRVSVAVHTQFTGWDSIKGIQITGTAEVGKAGSKIFEEGAEAYRKRRGLKGVSIPDFMNIIKIAPKKIEYLDTTLKARGLGVRHVLEY, encoded by the coding sequence ATGGTCACCGATAAAGAGCTTGAGCGTCTTATTATCGATTTCATGAGGACCCAGGGCATGTGCGTGCTTGCGACTTGCTCGAACAACGTGCCCAGGGCGTCGGCGGTGGAGTTCTTCCCGGATGGCACCACTCTCTACATCTTAACGGAGGGCGGCGAGAAGGTCGCCAACATTACCTCGAACCCGCGCGTATCAGTCGCCGTACACACCCAGTTCACCGGCTGGGACAGCATCAAGGGCATACAGATAACGGGCACCGCCGAAGTCGGGAAAGCAGGGTCGAAGATATTTGAGGAGGGCGCGGAGGCCTATAGAAAACGCCGGGGCCTCAAGGGCGTCAGCATCCCCGACTTTATGAATATTATTAAAATAGCTCCTAAAAAAATAGAATACCTGGACACAACTCTCAAGGCAAGAGGGCTGGGTGTCAGGCATGTTCTAGAGTATTGA
- a CDS encoding CBS domain-containing protein yields the protein MVELTVIQREILSALINLFREKGRAVKGEEISERIDRNPGTVRNQMQSLKALGLVEGVPGPKGGYKATGTAYEALNLTHMDREADVAIYRNGERIMNANVADIDLNTVRHPELCRASVKILGDARVFNVGDSIQVGPTPVNKLVIRGEVVGRDDINSVILCSINEMISMPKKPVRDYINHRLITIPATATVKDALIVLAKHDIHGAPVEKDGDIVGIVTYTDIGRAISGGKTDDNVTDIMTPNVISIDQGQPMYEAVSVMNQNKIGRLLVTEDGKPKGMITRMDVISRLTTY from the coding sequence ATGGTTGAGCTAACGGTAATACAGCGGGAGATCCTTTCCGCGCTCATTAACTTATTCAGGGAGAAAGGCAGGGCCGTAAAGGGCGAGGAGATCTCGGAGCGGATTGACAGGAACCCCGGCACGGTCCGGAACCAGATGCAATCGCTCAAGGCGCTGGGCCTGGTGGAAGGCGTGCCCGGTCCGAAGGGCGGCTATAAGGCGACCGGCACGGCCTACGAGGCGCTGAACCTGACGCACATGGACAGGGAGGCCGACGTGGCCATCTACCGTAACGGCGAGCGGATCATGAACGCCAACGTGGCCGACATCGACCTGAACACGGTCCGCCACCCCGAGCTTTGCCGGGCCAGCGTGAAGATACTGGGCGACGCCCGGGTCTTCAACGTGGGCGACAGCATCCAGGTCGGGCCCACGCCCGTTAACAAGCTCGTCATACGGGGGGAGGTCGTCGGCCGGGACGACATCAACAGCGTCATCCTGTGCAGCATTAACGAGATGATCTCCATGCCCAAGAAGCCCGTGCGCGACTACATCAACCACCGGCTCATCACCATACCGGCGACGGCGACGGTCAAGGACGCCCTCATAGTGCTGGCGAAGCACGACATCCACGGGGCGCCCGTGGAGAAGGACGGGGACATCGTGGGCATCGTCACCTATACGGACATCGGCCGGGCCATTTCGGGCGGCAAGACTGACGATAATGTGACGGATATCATGACCCCGAATGTCATCTCCATAGACCAGGGGCAACCCATGTACGAGGCCGTGTCCGTCATGAACCAGAATAAGATCGGCCGACTTTTGGTTACGGAGGATGGCAAGCCTAAGGGCATGATCACCCGTATGGATGTCATCAGCAGGTTAACTACTTACTAG
- a CDS encoding prenyltransferase/squalene oxidase repeat-containing protein has product MMSDWASRLKYDPIRPLTGSDAIEYFTRRDLLGLDAGPIERIHQLPDVARIVRKQRPDGSWKYPGRTTCNGVKYSLLETWKQLRFLVDQYGMGRPHMAIVKSAEYVFARQTGEGDIRGILANQYAPYYTGAIMSLLIKAGYGDDPRIEKGLRWLLNVRQEDGGWIIGSPGILGLGKLTRAELEGLVSDPGRKTARAFDPSKPFSAAGTGMVLRAFAAHPRYRKSPEAMRAARLLKSMLFKKDNWSSYGHPDNWVRFQFPFWWTNLVSALDTLSLMGFTAGDDDVRNALEWLIRHQRPDGLWNVSYSRIHRSPDKPATRLWVSLAICRILKRCYG; this is encoded by the coding sequence ATGATGTCTGACTGGGCCTCACGACTAAAATATGACCCTATTCGGCCTTTAACGGGCTCCGATGCCATCGAATATTTTACCCGAAGGGACCTGCTCGGGCTCGATGCGGGGCCCATCGAACGTATTCATCAACTTCCAGATGTCGCCAGGATCGTCCGAAAACAGCGGCCCGACGGCTCCTGGAAATATCCTGGCCGGACGACATGCAATGGCGTGAAATATAGCCTTCTCGAAACCTGGAAACAGCTGCGATTTTTGGTGGACCAGTATGGCATGGGCAGGCCACACATGGCCATTGTGAAGTCCGCCGAATACGTCTTCGCCCGCCAGACCGGCGAGGGCGACATCCGGGGCATCCTGGCCAATCAATACGCGCCCTACTATACGGGCGCCATCATGTCACTCTTGATAAAGGCGGGCTATGGGGACGATCCCAGAATTGAAAAAGGGCTCCGGTGGCTGCTCAACGTGAGGCAGGAGGACGGGGGCTGGATCATCGGCAGCCCCGGCATACTGGGACTGGGAAAGCTTACCAGGGCCGAGCTCGAGGGCCTGGTATCGGACCCAGGGAGGAAGACGGCCCGGGCGTTCGACCCTTCAAAGCCCTTCTCGGCCGCCGGCACGGGCATGGTATTGCGGGCGTTCGCGGCGCATCCGCGCTACCGTAAAAGTCCCGAAGCCATGCGGGCAGCCCGCCTCTTGAAATCCATGCTTTTTAAAAAGGACAACTGGTCCTCCTACGGCCATCCCGATAACTGGGTCCGGTTCCAGTTCCCTTTCTGGTGGACGAACCTGGTATCCGCGCTCGATACCCTTTCCCTCATGGGGTTCACGGCCGGGGACGATGACGTTCGAAATGCTCTGGAATGGCTCATCAGGCACCAGCGGCCGGACGGCCTTTGGAACGTCTCTTATTCGAGGATCCATCGAAGCCCCGATAAACCGGCGACCAGGCTCTGGGTCTCGCTCGCCATCTGCCGCATACTTAAAAGGTGCTATGGATAA
- a CDS encoding flavodoxin family protein translates to MASVIYYSMTGNTKKMASAVAEELGVKALSVKETGLPEDGTLFIGSGCYGDKPGEDMAKFIAANDFTGRKVALFGTSGAGAGKEVSAMAEALKNKGASILGSYHSKGRAFLVVNIGHPDRDEMEGARQFAREMTRIG, encoded by the coding sequence CTATTCCATGACGGGTAATACGAAGAAGATGGCCTCGGCCGTCGCGGAAGAGCTGGGCGTCAAGGCCCTGAGCGTAAAAGAAACCGGTCTGCCTGAGGACGGGACCCTGTTCATCGGATCCGGCTGCTACGGGGATAAGCCGGGCGAGGACATGGCGAAGTTCATCGCCGCCAATGACTTCACGGGCAGGAAAGTAGCCCTGTTCGGCACCTCGGGGGCCGGCGCCGGGAAAGAGGTGTCGGCCATGGCGGAAGCGCTAAAAAATAAGGGAGCCAGTATCCTCGGGAGCTACCACAGCAAAGGCAGGGCGTTCCTCGTCGTGAATATCGGGCACCCGGACCGGGATGAGATGGAAGGCGCGAGGCAGTTCGCGAGGGAGATGACGAGGATTGGTTGA